One region of Mycobacterium riyadhense genomic DNA includes:
- a CDS encoding PPE family protein, SVP subgroup, whose product MSFLTTQPQELTAAAAKLDTAGSAMAAQNAAAAPPITTGVIPAAADEISALQAALFTAYGTLYQQVNAEAQAMYEMFVNTLESSAKTYAETEAANSAAAASPLSGISGILGAAPNPVPPWVSDIANILNIGVGNWGSAASDLIGLASGALLPAAEQTEIADAAADAAAGGLAAAGLEPAAAAAAALGEAPLAAASSIGAVAVPPSWAGPASLVSSATLPGAGWTATAPQAAPVTAIPGLPGVGTATRSSAGFGAPRYGVKPIVMAKPAVA is encoded by the coding sequence ATGTCATTCCTGACCACACAGCCGCAAGAGTTAACCGCTGCGGCGGCCAAGCTGGACACAGCTGGCTCAGCAATGGCTGCCCAGAACGCAGCCGCAGCACCGCCTATTACCACCGGCGTCATCCCCGCCGCCGCCGACGAGATATCGGCGCTGCAGGCGGCACTGTTCACCGCGTACGGCACCCTCTATCAGCAGGTCAACGCCGAAGCGCAAGCCATGTACGAGATGTTTGTGAACACCCTCGAAAGCAGCGCGAAAACGTATGCCGAGACCGAGGCGGCCAACTCGGCCGCGGCCGCATCGCCCTTGTCGGGCATCTCGGGCATTCTCGGTGCGGCGCCGAACCCGGTGCCACCTTGGGTGTCAGATATCGCCAACATACTGAACATCGGGGTAGGCAACTGGGGTTCCGCAGCATCGGATCTGATCGGGTTGGCAAGCGGCGCTCTTCTTCCGGCTGCCGAGCAGACAGAAATCGCCGACGCCGCCGCCGATGCTGCCGCCGGGGGATTGGCGGCCGCGGGCCTGGAACCCGCTGCCGCCGCCGCGGCAGCCTTGGGTGAGGCGCCGCTCGCGGCGGCATCCTCGATTGGCGCAGTCGCGGTGCCGCCCAGTTGGGCGGGCCCAGCCAGCCTCGTTTCAAGCGCAACCTTGCCGGGTGCGGGCTGGACCGCCACTGCGCCGCAAGCCGCGCCCGTCACCGCCATACCTGGGCTGCCGGGGGTGGGTACGGCCACCCGCAGCAGTGCCGGCTTCGGTGCGCCGCGCTACGGCGTCAAACCCATCGTCATGGCAAAGCCAGCTGTCGCGTAG
- a CDS encoding flavodoxin family protein, protein MSKTLLIVHHTPSPHCQEMFEAVVAGATDPEIEGVEVVRRAALTVSPVEMLEVDGYVLGTPANLGYISGAMKHAFDCAYYQLLDSTRGRPFGVYLHGNEGTEGAERAIDGITAGLGWVRVAETVVAMGKPTKADVEACWNLGATVAAQLMGG, encoded by the coding sequence ATGAGTAAGACGCTGCTCATTGTCCACCACACCCCGTCGCCGCACTGCCAGGAGATGTTCGAGGCGGTCGTGGCCGGGGCGACCGACCCCGAGATCGAGGGCGTGGAGGTCGTTCGGCGAGCGGCGCTGACGGTCTCGCCGGTCGAGATGCTGGAGGTCGACGGCTATGTGTTGGGCACCCCGGCGAACCTCGGATACATCAGCGGTGCCATGAAGCACGCGTTCGACTGCGCCTACTATCAGCTGCTCGACTCGACCCGTGGTCGACCGTTCGGCGTCTACCTCCACGGCAACGAGGGCACCGAGGGAGCCGAGCGCGCCATCGACGGCATCACCGCTGGGCTCGGCTGGGTGAGGGTTGCGGAGACGGTCGTGGCCATGGGCAAGCCGACCAAGGCCGACGTCGAGGCGTGCTGGAACCTCGGTGCGACGGTCGCAGCTCAGCTGATGGGGGGGTGA
- a CDS encoding PE-PGRS family protein, translating to MKPLVVAGAIATAIAAAPTVAADVIPAGPGINTTTITHFFPANEPGGGGCDANGNCGSGGVNSGPNGGPGGQGCIPGVGCGSGGQFWGPNGEPGGQGCIPGVGCGGGHG from the coding sequence ATGAAACCACTGGTGGTGGCCGGGGCTATCGCTACAGCGATCGCTGCGGCACCCACGGTCGCAGCTGATGTCATTCCAGCTGGCCCGGGGATCAACACCACGACGATTACTCACTTCTTCCCCGCAAATGAACCCGGCGGCGGCGGCTGCGACGCCAACGGCAACTGCGGCTCCGGAGGCGTCAACAGCGGCCCCAACGGCGGTCCTGGCGGGCAAGGCTGCATCCCCGGGGTCGGCTGCGGCAGCGGAGGCCAGTTCTGGGGCCCGAACGGTGAGCCGGGCGGCCAAGGCTGTATCCCGGGCGTCGGTTGCGGCGGCGGCCACGGCTAG
- a CDS encoding acyl-CoA dehydrogenase family protein translates to MSTEADLQTTVRTLLEEHDPATTDPKDFLGARFDAGLAWVHFPRGNGGLDLPPRCQAQVDAQLAAAGAPPAGGGRNIIGIGMAAPTIVAFGTDEQKRKFLRPLFTGEHLYCQLFSEPGAGSDLAAAATRAVRDGDDWVVNGQKVWTSMAQHAQMAILVARTNPDVPKHAGLTYFLCDMRQPGIDIRPLRQITGEAEFNEVFLTDVRVPDANRLGDEGGGWRVATTTLNNERVAIGSRSGVPREGGHIGKVTEAWRTDPALRNPAMHDQMMRLWVEAEVLRLSGERLRQRAASGQPGPEGAGMKVAFARLAQQISGFEIELHPETGLHYDDWTLRRPETVDLVGREPGYRYLRARGNSIEGGTSEILRNTISERILGLPGEHRVDKTVAWKDLPR, encoded by the coding sequence ATGAGCACCGAAGCAGACCTGCAGACCACGGTGCGGACGCTGCTCGAAGAGCACGACCCGGCCACCACCGACCCGAAGGACTTCCTGGGCGCGCGGTTCGACGCGGGCCTGGCCTGGGTGCATTTTCCGCGGGGTAACGGCGGGCTCGATCTGCCGCCCAGGTGTCAGGCGCAGGTCGATGCCCAGCTGGCTGCGGCGGGCGCGCCCCCGGCAGGCGGCGGCAGAAACATCATCGGAATCGGCATGGCGGCGCCCACGATCGTGGCGTTCGGAACCGACGAGCAGAAGCGAAAGTTCCTGCGCCCGTTGTTTACTGGCGAACATCTGTACTGCCAGTTGTTCAGCGAACCGGGTGCCGGATCCGACCTTGCCGCCGCGGCAACCCGGGCCGTACGCGACGGGGACGACTGGGTTGTCAACGGCCAGAAGGTGTGGACCTCGATGGCGCAGCACGCGCAGATGGCGATCCTCGTCGCGCGCACCAACCCCGACGTGCCCAAACACGCTGGCCTGACGTACTTCCTGTGTGACATGAGGCAACCGGGTATCGACATCCGGCCGCTGCGCCAGATCACCGGTGAGGCGGAGTTCAACGAGGTGTTTCTCACCGACGTCCGAGTGCCCGACGCCAACCGGCTCGGCGACGAGGGCGGCGGTTGGCGGGTTGCGACCACCACGCTCAACAACGAGCGCGTCGCCATCGGCTCACGTAGCGGCGTCCCGCGCGAGGGCGGCCATATCGGCAAGGTCACCGAAGCCTGGCGGACCGATCCGGCACTGCGCAACCCGGCGATGCACGACCAGATGATGCGGCTGTGGGTCGAGGCAGAGGTGCTACGGCTCAGCGGTGAGCGGTTACGACAGCGGGCGGCCAGCGGTCAGCCAGGACCCGAGGGCGCCGGTATGAAGGTGGCCTTTGCCCGTCTCGCGCAACAGATTTCGGGCTTCGAAATCGAATTGCACCCCGAAACCGGTTTGCACTACGACGACTGGACCCTGCGCCGACCCGAAACCGTCGACCTGGTAGGCCGCGAGCCGGGCTATCGGTACCTGCGAGCGCGCGGCAACTCGATCGAGGGTGGTACCTCGGAGATCCTTCGCAACACCATCTCCGAGCGGATCTTGGGTTTGCCCGGCGAACACCGCGTCGACAAGACCGTCGCCTGGAAAGACTTGCCGCGGTGA
- a CDS encoding PPE family protein, translating into MDFGALPPEINSARMYAGAGSAPMMAAAAAWHSLAVELGTTATTVESVITQLTTEQWLGPASLSMAAAAQPYLAWLTYTAECAQHAGSQATASAAAFETAFAMTVPPAEVAANRAQLAALVATNVLGQNTPAIMATEAQYTEMWAQDALAMYGYAASSAAAGTLNPLTTPSQIANPAGLASQAAAVSQAAASSTVAQVGLGDLITNLPNAVMGFASPLTSAAGAAGLGGIIQDITDLLGIPFVQNAINGAVNTAAWFVMAGITSSVFLGHTVGALGPAAEAATAAVGAVPAAAAGTAGLAHSVTPLAAGMGEAASVGGLSVPASWSTAAPALTAGASVADGSGWAVPEEAGAIAGMPGMPGIASAAKGAGAYAGPRYGFKPVVMPKLVVV; encoded by the coding sequence ATGGATTTCGGCGCTTTACCCCCTGAGATCAACTCCGCACGCATGTACGCGGGTGCGGGTTCGGCACCAATGATGGCCGCCGCGGCAGCGTGGCATAGCCTCGCCGTCGAGTTGGGCACGACAGCCACCACGGTGGAGTCGGTCATCACGCAGCTGACCACCGAGCAGTGGCTGGGCCCCGCCTCGCTGTCGATGGCGGCGGCGGCCCAGCCTTATCTCGCCTGGCTGACCTACACCGCCGAGTGCGCGCAGCATGCGGGCTCGCAGGCAACGGCCTCGGCGGCCGCCTTTGAGACAGCGTTTGCGATGACGGTGCCTCCGGCGGAGGTCGCGGCCAACCGTGCTCAGCTGGCCGCGCTGGTGGCGACGAATGTCCTGGGTCAAAACACACCGGCGATCATGGCCACCGAGGCCCAATACACCGAAATGTGGGCCCAGGACGCTCTGGCCATGTACGGTTACGCGGCTTCGTCGGCGGCCGCCGGGACGCTGAACCCCTTGACCACGCCGTCGCAAATCGCCAACCCGGCGGGGCTGGCCAGCCAGGCCGCCGCGGTCAGCCAAGCCGCCGCGTCCAGCACCGTCGCACAAGTGGGCCTGGGAGATCTGATCACCAACTTGCCCAATGCGGTAATGGGATTCGCCTCCCCCCTTACCTCCGCTGCGGGCGCGGCGGGGCTGGGTGGAATCATCCAGGACATCACGGACCTGTTGGGCATCCCGTTTGTGCAGAACGCCATCAATGGCGCAGTCAACACCGCGGCCTGGTTTGTCATGGCCGGCATCACCAGTTCGGTGTTCCTTGGCCACACCGTCGGCGCGCTGGGTCCGGCGGCCGAAGCCGCCACCGCAGCCGTCGGTGCCGTTCCGGCCGCGGCCGCGGGAACCGCCGGTTTGGCGCACAGCGTCACACCGTTGGCCGCGGGTATGGGAGAGGCGGCCTCGGTAGGCGGTTTGTCCGTGCCGGCCAGTTGGTCTACCGCCGCTCCGGCGCTGACCGCTGGCGCTTCGGTAGCCGACGGCAGTGGCTGGGCGGTCCCCGAGGAAGCCGGGGCGATCGCGGGGATGCCGGGGATGCCAGGGATCGCATCGGCGGCCAAGGGCGCCGGCGCGTATGCCGGGCCGCGCTACGGGTTCAAACCGGTTGTTATGCCCAAACTGGTAGTGGTCTGA
- a CDS encoding SDR family oxidoreductase, with amino-acid sequence MTSLDLTGRAAIVTGASRGIGLAIGQRLAEAGANVVLTARKQEAADAAAAQIGERAVGVGAHAVDEEAARRCVDLTLERFGRVDILINNAGTNPAYGPLIDQDHARFAKIFDVNLWAPLLWTSLVVKSWMGEHGGAIVNTASVGGMHQSPAMGMYNATKAALIHVTKQLALELSPRIRVNAICPGVVRTRLAEALWKDHEDPLARSIALGRIGEPADVAGAVAFLVSDAASWITGETMVIDGGLLLGPAQGFQAQ; translated from the coding sequence ATGACCTCACTGGATCTGACCGGCCGCGCCGCGATTGTCACCGGCGCCTCCAGGGGAATCGGGTTGGCGATTGGGCAGCGCCTAGCCGAAGCGGGCGCGAACGTAGTGCTTACCGCCCGTAAGCAGGAGGCGGCCGATGCGGCCGCGGCCCAGATCGGGGAACGGGCCGTGGGCGTCGGCGCACACGCGGTCGACGAGGAGGCCGCCCGGCGCTGCGTGGACCTCACGCTGGAGCGGTTCGGCAGGGTGGACATCCTGATCAACAACGCGGGTACCAACCCGGCATACGGCCCGCTGATCGACCAGGACCACGCCCGCTTCGCCAAGATCTTCGACGTCAACCTGTGGGCCCCGTTGCTGTGGACGTCGCTCGTCGTCAAGTCATGGATGGGTGAGCACGGCGGTGCGATCGTCAACACCGCTTCCGTCGGCGGCATGCACCAATCGCCTGCCATGGGTATGTACAACGCCACCAAGGCGGCCCTGATCCACGTCACCAAGCAACTCGCGCTGGAACTTTCACCACGCATCCGGGTGAATGCGATCTGCCCAGGCGTGGTGCGAACCAGGCTCGCCGAGGCGCTGTGGAAGGACCACGAGGATCCGTTGGCGCGCTCGATTGCGCTCGGAAGGATCGGTGAGCCGGCCGATGTGGCCGGCGCCGTCGCCTTCCTGGTTTCCGATGCGGCGAGCTGGATTACCGGGGAGACGATGGTCATCGACGGGGGCCTGTTGCTCGGCCCCGCGCAGGGCTTCCAGGCCCAATGA
- a CDS encoding PPE family protein gives MDFGALPPEINSALMYTGAGAAPMLAAAASWNGLATELSTVASSFESVITRLSTEQWMGSASLSMAAAAQPFVAWLTYTAESSALAAAQAMASAAAFETALAMTVPPAEVAANRARLAALVATNIFGQNVTAIAAAEARYCEMWAQDASAMYGYAASSAVAGRLNPLTRPSHITDPTGIANQAAAVGQAASGAAKQVGLNNVINNAPNAVQSLASPVAAATDAAGLDAVVEADFSRSVEFAWHGLSGCIADFSMNSVSNSVFIDSAGAANTISQAVPGAASAHPITPKVIARPALSAGMGDASAVGRLSVPASWSSAAPAPTNGTAVDGTGWAVPEEDESIAAVLPAPGMVVSADGSDVVAGPRYGVKPIVMPTRGLF, from the coding sequence GTGGACTTTGGGGCGCTGCCTCCGGAGATCAACTCCGCGCTGATGTACACCGGCGCGGGCGCGGCACCGATGCTGGCGGCCGCGGCCTCGTGGAACGGCTTAGCTACCGAGTTAAGCACTGTTGCCTCCTCGTTCGAATCGGTCATCACACGACTGAGCACCGAGCAGTGGATGGGCTCGGCGTCGTTGTCGATGGCGGCCGCGGCCCAGCCATTTGTGGCCTGGCTGACCTACACCGCTGAATCCTCGGCGCTCGCCGCGGCGCAGGCGATGGCGTCTGCGGCCGCGTTTGAGACCGCGTTAGCGATGACGGTGCCCCCGGCCGAGGTTGCAGCGAACAGGGCCCGGTTGGCGGCACTGGTAGCGACAAATATTTTTGGGCAAAACGTGACGGCCATCGCGGCTGCCGAGGCGCGCTACTGCGAAATGTGGGCCCAAGACGCTTCGGCCATGTATGGCTATGCGGCATCCTCCGCGGTAGCCGGCAGACTGAACCCGCTGACCAGGCCGTCGCACATCACCGATCCGACCGGGATCGCCAACCAAGCCGCCGCTGTTGGCCAGGCCGCATCCGGTGCCGCAAAGCAGGTCGGTCTTAATAACGTGATCAACAACGCGCCCAATGCCGTCCAGAGCCTCGCCTCCCCGGTCGCCGCGGCGACCGATGCGGCGGGGCTGGACGCAGTCGTCGAGGCCGATTTTTCCAGGTCGGTAGAATTCGCGTGGCACGGCCTCTCGGGCTGCATCGCGGACTTTTCCATGAACAGCGTTTCCAATAGCGTTTTCATTGACTCTGCCGGTGCCGCGAACACCATCAGCCAGGCCGTTCCGGGTGCTGCGTCGGCACACCCGATTACACCGAAGGTCATCGCCAGACCAGCTTTGTCGGCCGGTATGGGCGATGCGTCCGCCGTCGGTCGCCTGTCTGTGCCGGCAAGCTGGTCGAGCGCAGCACCGGCACCGACTAACGGCACGGCCGTGGATGGCACAGGTTGGGCAGTTCCCGAGGAGGACGAATCGATCGCAGCGGTGCTGCCTGCGCCTGGAATGGTCGTAAGCGCCGACGGCTCCGATGTCGTTGCAGGGCCGCGGTACGGGGTCAAGCCGATTGTCATGCCCACGCGCGGTCTCTTCTGA